One Betta splendens chromosome 8, fBetSpl5.4, whole genome shotgun sequence DNA segment encodes these proteins:
- the atf7ip2 gene encoding activating transcription factor 7-interacting protein 2 isoform X1, with product MEILQESEDDTGFVWFPEEEGGQDIPADNEMSLAKQAPWALKCFQTWLNTKKLKIDLKSVSKKELGVVLRQWYGSIRTSRGEQYSLGSYQSLRSGLNRYINDPPISRSWNLIQDPEFASANIVFKRVAGELKSAGKGRGTSFHPISPEDQRILKQSKALNPDNPLGLLNKVWFDIQLHFGHIGKRGFRDHHPDSFTLKCDEHGAKYFTTTCNEETAPLDREHHRAVMWEERGSPLCPVLSLEKYLKKIPPNATHLYLKPRKFIYQTDTYWYSSIPMRGKDLLQMLPSMCREAGTHMYTYRHLTATSKQVPLHAGFESREVMAVNGGRMKQLPSRSTSSGSNDKKMIRLSKSEMRAMVEQEIQRTIKENEARLQVLIDTFEQLESGDVYEHSIQKLEARINIVAKKAEAALACIITEKKNPPSSLVNIKNEIERTVPQDKSADSVEKDADLFQMMENTRKSLKKMQSETKAVKAAIAGLGRTEDLPPPVLTPYGSPNFKGHASFIKKEVEATPENANAEEQEQIQEPKAKRVKVECLSTDQSIIPARNTMEVHSYPPLPSIPFPSVLSMEAASYNIPPRPEVQVALIRDPPGLSVLWNLEKADPCAAPMDSYRVYMTAEKVTGTDNFSDWMIVGEVRAIELPIGVMVNKYKSGCKTCVAVVGKDIFNRFGPFSKVVSVVIPK from the exons ATGGAGATCCTTCAGGAATCAGAAGATGACACTGGGTTCGTTTGGTttccagaggaggaaggaggccagGACATACCTGCTGACAATGAAATGAGCCTGGCCAAACAGGCACCCTGGGCTTTAAAGTGCTTTCAGACTTGGCTAAATACGAAAAAACTCAAGATCGATTTAAAATCCGTCAGCAAAAAGGAGCTGGGAGTCGTCTTAAGGCAGTGGTACGGGTCCATCCGTACCTCCAGAGGAGAGCAGTACAGTCTCGGCAGCTACCAAAGCCTTCGGTCAGGTTTGAACCGTTATATCAACGACCCTCCAATTAGCCGTTCGTGGAATTTAATCCAGGACCCAGAGTTTGCGTCCGCCAATATTGTCTTTAAACGTGTTGCAGGAGAGCTCAAAAGCGCAGGCAAAGGCAGAGGGACATCCTTTCACCCGATTTCACCTGAGGACCAGCGCATTTTAAAACAGTCTAAAGCTCTAAATCCAGACAATCCTTTGGGTTTACTAAACAAAGTTTGGTTTGATATTCAGTTGCATTTTGGACATATTGGAAAAAGGGGTTTTCGGGATCACCATCCAGACTCGTTCACTCTAAAGTGCGATGAACATGGAGCAAAGTATTTTACCACGACGTGCAACGAAGAAACCGCTCCACTGGACAGAGAACATCACAGGGCTGTGATGTGGGAAGAGCGAGGAAGTCCACTGTGTCCAGTCCTGTCTCTGGAGAAATACCTGAAGAAAATTCCACCAAATGCAACACACCTGTATTTGAAGCCAAGGAAGTTCATATACCAGACAGACACCTACTGGTACAGCAGCATTCCCATGAGAGGAAAAGACCTGCTGCAGATGTTACCCAGCATGTGCAGAGAGGCAGGGACGCACATGTACACCTACCGCCACCTGACAGCCACGTCCAAGCAGGTCCCTCTGCATGCAGGATTTGAAAGCAGGGAGGTGATGGCAGTGAACGGGGGCAG AATGAAGCAGTTGCCCTCCAGGTCAACTTCCTCTGGCTCAAACGACAAAAAAATGATCAGACTCTCCAAGTCTGAA ATGCGGGCAATGGTTGAGCAGGAGATTCAAaggacaataaaagaaaatgaagcCAGGCTGCAGGTATTAATAGATACCTTTGAACAGCTGGAAAGTGGAGATGTCTATGAACACTCGATCCAGAAACTGGAG GCTCGAATTAACATTGTGGCTAAGAAAGCAGAAGCAGCGCTTGCCTGCataataacagaaaaaaag AATCCACCCTCATCCCTTGTCAACATCAA GAATGAAATTGAAAGAACTGTACCACAGG ACAAAAGTGCTGATTCTGTGGAGAAGGATGCAGACCTCTTTCAAATGATG gaaaacacaagaaaGTCCCTGAAGAAGATGCAATCAGAAACAAAAG CTGTGAAAGCTGCCATAGCGGGCTTAGGAAGAACAGAAGACTTACCTCCTCCAGTTCTTACTCCATATGGATCCCCTAATTTTAAG GGACATGCTAGTTTCATAAAGAAGGAGGTAGAAGCTACGCCggaaaatgcaaatgcagaggagcaggagcagatcCAAGAGCCAAAGGCAAAGAGGGTGAAAGTGGAATGTCTCTCTACAGACCAGAGTATCATTCCAGCCAGG AACACTATGGAGGTGCACTCAtatcctcctctcccctccattCCCTTCCCCTCCGTGCTGAGCATGGAAGCTGCCTCATACAACATCCCCCCAAGGCCAGAAGTCCAGGTAGCGCTCATCAGGGACCCCCCTGGCCTGTCGGTGCTCTGGAACCTGGAGAAGGCAGACCCCTGTGCAGCCCCCATGGACAGTTACAG AGTCTACATGACAGCGGAAAAAGTGACAGGAACTGACAACTTCTCAGATTGGATGATCGTTGGTGAAGTGAGAGCCATTGAGTTACCGATTGGTGTAATGGTCAATAAGTACAAGTCTGGGTGCAAGACATGTGTCGCCGTGGTCGGCAAAGACATATTCAACCGCTTTGGGCCCTTTAGTAAAGTTGTATCTGTAGTTATACCTAAGTAG
- the LOC114860807 gene encoding NLR family CARD domain-containing protein 3-like yields MEATHQKELLISVQSGKKSPSLQQHVEAMDVDVETASSRQEEEMCLREDSRSVLYKNKTMSSCLSDTHNPSSVNKEAAWVDKNRAKLIQNVSCVMPIAEEMFQQEMIHKEVYEKIKAAGTPMDKMRELYSALTTTTTKSAFYNILHEMEPAACQGQDVIEEIMEKHKVCLRNRFGYEYEGTEKDSKKATLLDKIYTELHIVQGESKSVNTDHEIWEIQDKTRHETDVGTKINCNNIFKSPVDEDLSSGGSVRPIRTVMTKGIAGIGKTVSVKKFILDWAKGEANQDVNFIVVLPFRELNLVTDDPFSLETLVKEFHPELKNLAIAKTFADHKVMFIFDGLDESQLQLNFKKTKRLTDATKVESVDTIVTNIIRVDKLLPSAMVWITSRPGAVHRIPREYVHQWTEVRGFNETQKIAYFRKRIEDKTVAEKVISHILTSRSLLIMCHIPIFCWITAKVLQHLLPKMNQPGQIPTTLTEMYTHFLSIQMQVADKYSSQDEPDVEEMFSANEEFIFKLGRLAFEQLEKSKIIFTANDVKSYGIDINKAAVCSGLCTEILKEEDLFNQKKKLYCFVHLTVQEFFAALFVYRSFVSKKIVSPALKDFMLKGSDAELKAILDADPVDETLDTLIEIVLANSTQRKSGELDMFLRFLVGLSLESTQELLQGLIEQTDDHSEVVESIKMSLLELDLLDCSPERCLNLVHCLIELKDSSIHDTVQQYLTQSHRPELSPVQCSALADSILMSNEPLDEFNLMKYRTSVKGIFRLIPAVRNCRKAILSGVDLNVWICEAISSALRMPNSMLTELHLLNNDIYDKGTTILIDGIKKCSCKLQALSLSGSGLSQSICEKLASAVNGLIPNIRELELSGDVLLESLHSVLSVGLRQPKLEKLRLNRNTKTGRVCEELMAAFTSGLCNLRELDLSYSLLRDSELVDLATGLMSKSCVLEVLSLSHNRLTDKGCETLASVLSCETSHLRELDLSYNDLRDCGVMTLCDPLKKCGLKCLRLSFCKVTVEACVSLASALRSGGCSLTQLELSFNHLTDRGVELLMEIQKDSSCSLEILNTENNEDCWFDLKLLRKYACDLTLDSNSAGVNVILSKGNKMAAHVYEEQAYPEHPDRFESSQVLCEEGLTGRHYWEAECESADVGVAYRSMLRKGDSTSDFTLGHNDKSWCWIAEGHFKHNSCRVDLVDSSTHRSTIGVYLDWGAGVLSFFEVFGDELTLIYTVSTTFTEPLHPGFNLYGGSVCLCEIK; encoded by the exons ATGGAAGCAACCCACCAAAAAGAGCTTCTCATTTCAGTACAGAGTGGAAAAAAGTCTCCCTCCCTGCAGCAGCATGTTGAAGCCATGGACGTGGACGTAGAGACGGCTTCCAGcaggcaggaagaggaaatgTGTTTAAGGGAAGACAGCAGATCTgtgttatataaaaataaaactatgag ttCTTGTTTGTCTGATACGCACAATCCATCTTCAGTCAACAAAG AAGCCGCCTGGGTGGATAAAAACAGGGCTAAGCTCATTCAGAATGTGAGCTGTGTGATGCCAATAGCGGAGGAAATGTTCCAGCAGGAAATGATCCATAAAGAAGTGTATGAGAAAATAAAGGCTGCCGGGACTCCTATGGACAAAATGAGGGAGCTGTACAGCGCCCTCACAACTACTACAACAAAAAGTGCATTCTACAATATTCTCCATGAAATGGAGCCAGCGGCATGTCAAG GACAAGATGTGATAGAAGAAATTATGGAGAAGCACAAAGTTTGTCTGAGGAACAGGTTTGGATACGAGTATGAAGGCACTGAAAAAGATTCTAAGAAGGCAACATTATTGGACAAGATTTACACAGAGCTGCACATCGTCCAGGGAGAGAGTAAAAGCGTCAATACAGACCATGAGATCTGGGAGattcaagacaagacaagacatgAAACAGATGTTGGTACAAAAATCAACTGCAATAACATCTTTAAAAGTCCAGTGGATGAAGACCTGTCCTCTGGAGGAAGCGTGAGGCCCATCAGGACGGTGATGACCAAAGGAATCGCTGGCATCggaaaaactgtgtctgtaaaGAAGTTTATCCTGGACTGGGCCAAAGGGGAAGCCAACCAGGATGTGAATTTCATTGTCGTCTTGCCGTTCAGAGAGCTGAACCTGGTCACAGATGATCCGTTTAGCCTCGAGACCCTGGTGAAAGAATTCCATCCAGAGCTGAAGAACCTGGCCATTGCAAAAACATTTGCTGATCACAAAGTCATGTTCATTTTCGATGGACTCGATGAAAGTCAGCTTCAACTGAATTTCAAGAAAACCAAAAGATTGACAGATGCCACCAAAGTTGAATCTGTAGACACGATAGTGACCAACATCATCCGGGTGGATAAGCTTTTACCTTCAGCGATGGTCTGGATAACGTCACGACCCGGAGCTGTTCATCGTATACCCCGTGAATACGTCCATCAGTGGACTGAGGTCAGAGGATTTAACGAGACACAAAAGATAgcgtacttcaggaagaggatTGAAGATAAGACAGTTGCTGAAAAGGTTATTAGTCACATTTTGACGTCACGGAGCCTGTTGATTATGTGTCACATACCGATCTTCTGTTGGATCACAGCAAAGGTTCTTCAGCATCTGCTGCCAAAGATGAATCAGCCTGGACAGATACCGACCACTCTGACTGAGATGTACACACATTTCCTGTCTATTCAGATGCAGGTCGCCGACAAGTACAGCAGCCAGGATGAGCCAGATGTTGAGGAGATGTTCAGTGCAAATGAGGAATTCATCTTCAAACTAGGCAGGTTGGCGTTTGAACAGCTGGAAAAAAGCAAAATCATCTTCACTGCTAATGATGTGAAAAGTTATGGTATCGACATAAACAAAGCTGCCGTGTGCAGTGGTCTGTGCACCGAGATCCTGAAGGAGGAGGACTTGTTCAACCAGAAGAAGAAGCTGTACTGCTTTGTCCACCTGACAGTGCAGGAGTTCTTTGCTGCTCTCTTTGTGTACCGAAGCTTCGTGAGTAAGAAAATCGTTTCACCAGCTCTGAAGGATTTCATGCTAAAAGGATCCGATGCAGAGCTCAAGGCTATCTTGGATGCAGATCCTGTTGATGAAACCTTGGACACACTGATTGAAATTGTGTTAGCTAATTCCACCCAGAGGAAGTCGGGGGAGCTGGACATGTTCCTCAGATTCCTCGTTGGTTTGTCTCTGGAATCAACACAAGAATTGCTTCAAGGTTTGATTGAGCAGACGGACGATCACTCTGAGGTTGTTGAGAGCATAAAGATGAGTTTGCTGGAATTAGATTTACTGGACTGTTCTCCTGAAAGGTGTCTTAACCTGGTTCATTGCCTGATTGAGCTGAAGGACAGTTCCATACATGATACAGTACAGCAGTACCTGACACAAAGTCACAGGCCAGAGCTCTCTCCTGTTCAGTGCTCGGCTTTGGCCGACTCCATCCTGATGTCAAACGAGCCTTTAGATGAATTCAACTTGATGAAATACAGAACATCAGTCAAAGGTATTTTTaggctgatcccagctgtgaggaactgccgAAAAGCAAT ACTCTCAGGGGTGGATCTTAATGTCTGGATTTGTGAAGCAATCTCCTCAGCTCTTCGGATGCCAAACTCAATGCTGACTGAGCTGCACTTGCTAAATAATGATATTTATGATAAAGGCACGACAATCTTGATTGACGGAATAAAGAAATGTTCGTGTAAACTACAAGCTCTCAG TCTTTCAGGTTCAGGACTCTCTCAATCTATATGTGAGAAGTTGGCATCAGCCGTCAATGGTTTAATTCCAAACATAAGAGAACTGGAGCTGAGTGGTGACGTCCTCTTGGAGTCGCTGCACTCTGTGCTGTCTGTGGGACTTCGCCAGCCTAAACTAGAGAAACTAAG ACTTAACCGCAATACTAAGACTGGAAGAGTCTGTGAGGAGTTAATGGCAGCCTTCACATCTGGTCTGTGTAACCTacgagaactggacctgagctacagccTCCTTAGAGACTCAGAACTGGTCGACCTCGCTACTGGACTGATGAGCAAATCCTGTGTGCTGGAAGTTTTAAG TCTCAGTCACAACAGGCTCACAGATAAAGGCTGTGAGACCTTGGCCTCAGTGCTCAGCTGTGAAACCTCCCacctgagagaactggaccttaGCTACAATGACCTGCGCGATTGTGGAGTGATGACACTGTGTGATCCACTGAAGAAGTGTGGTCTGAAATGTCTCAG GCTTTCGTTCTGTAAAGTGACAGTGGAAGCGTGCGTCTCTTTGGCCTCAGCCCTGCGTTCAGGCGGCTGCAGCCTCACGCAGCTCGAGCTGAGTTTTAACCACCTCACTGATCGAGGAGTCGAGCTGTTGATGGAAATACAGAAGgattccagctgcagcctggagatACTGAA CACTGAGAACAATGAAGACTGCTGGTTTGACCTGAAGCTTCTCAGAAAGT ATGCCTGCGATCTGACGCTCGACTCCAACTCAGCAGGCGTCAATGTGATTCTGAGCAAAGGGAACAAAATGGCAGCACACGTTTATGAGGAGCAAGCGTATCCTGAGCATCCAGACAGGTTTGAAAGTTCCCAGGTCCTGTGTGAGGAAGGTCTGACCGGCCGCCACTACTGGGAGGCAGAGTGTGAGTCCGCGGATGTTGGAGTTGCATATAGAAGCATGTTGAGGAAGGGAGACAGCACCAGTGATTTCACTCTGGGACACAACGACAAGTCTTGGTGCTGGATCGCAGAGGGACACTTTAAACACAACAGCTGTCGTGTGGATCTTGTGGATTCTTCTACACACAGAAGCACCATAGGAGTCTATCTGGACTGGGGGGCAGGTGTTCTGTCCTTTTTTGAAGTGTTTGGTGATGAACTGACCCTCATTTACACCGTCAGTACAACTTTCACTGAACCACTGCACCCTGGCTTTAACCTGTacggtggatcagtttgtctcTGTGAAATTAAGTAG
- the atf7ip2 gene encoding activating transcription factor 7-interacting protein 2 isoform X2, which yields MKQLPSRSTSSGSNDKKMIRLSKSEMRAMVEQEIQRTIKENEARLQVLIDTFEQLESGDVYEHSIQKLEARINIVAKKAEAALACIITEKKNPPSSLVNIKNEIERTVPQDKSADSVEKDADLFQMMENTRKSLKKMQSETKAVKAAIAGLGRTEDLPPPVLTPYGSPNFKGHASFIKKEVEATPENANAEEQEQIQEPKAKRVKVECLSTDQSIIPARNTMEVHSYPPLPSIPFPSVLSMEAASYNIPPRPEVQVALIRDPPGLSVLWNLEKADPCAAPMDSYRVYMTAEKVTGTDNFSDWMIVGEVRAIELPIGVMVNKYKSGCKTCVAVVGKDIFNRFGPFSKVVSVVIPK from the exons ATGAAGCAGTTGCCCTCCAGGTCAACTTCCTCTGGCTCAAACGACAAAAAAATGATCAGACTCTCCAAGTCTGAA ATGCGGGCAATGGTTGAGCAGGAGATTCAAaggacaataaaagaaaatgaagcCAGGCTGCAGGTATTAATAGATACCTTTGAACAGCTGGAAAGTGGAGATGTCTATGAACACTCGATCCAGAAACTGGAG GCTCGAATTAACATTGTGGCTAAGAAAGCAGAAGCAGCGCTTGCCTGCataataacagaaaaaaag AATCCACCCTCATCCCTTGTCAACATCAA GAATGAAATTGAAAGAACTGTACCACAGG ACAAAAGTGCTGATTCTGTGGAGAAGGATGCAGACCTCTTTCAAATGATG gaaaacacaagaaaGTCCCTGAAGAAGATGCAATCAGAAACAAAAG CTGTGAAAGCTGCCATAGCGGGCTTAGGAAGAACAGAAGACTTACCTCCTCCAGTTCTTACTCCATATGGATCCCCTAATTTTAAG GGACATGCTAGTTTCATAAAGAAGGAGGTAGAAGCTACGCCggaaaatgcaaatgcagaggagcaggagcagatcCAAGAGCCAAAGGCAAAGAGGGTGAAAGTGGAATGTCTCTCTACAGACCAGAGTATCATTCCAGCCAGG AACACTATGGAGGTGCACTCAtatcctcctctcccctccattCCCTTCCCCTCCGTGCTGAGCATGGAAGCTGCCTCATACAACATCCCCCCAAGGCCAGAAGTCCAGGTAGCGCTCATCAGGGACCCCCCTGGCCTGTCGGTGCTCTGGAACCTGGAGAAGGCAGACCCCTGTGCAGCCCCCATGGACAGTTACAG AGTCTACATGACAGCGGAAAAAGTGACAGGAACTGACAACTTCTCAGATTGGATGATCGTTGGTGAAGTGAGAGCCATTGAGTTACCGATTGGTGTAATGGTCAATAAGTACAAGTCTGGGTGCAAGACATGTGTCGCCGTGGTCGGCAAAGACATATTCAACCGCTTTGGGCCCTTTAGTAAAGTTGTATCTGTAGTTATACCTAAGTAG